In Chroicocephalus ridibundus chromosome 12, bChrRid1.1, whole genome shotgun sequence, a single genomic region encodes these proteins:
- the STX16 gene encoding syntaxin-16 isoform X1 has product MATRRLTDAFLLLRNNAVQSRQLLAEQVSSYGSSSPLSSRSMAAALADDRMALVSGISLDPEAAIGVTKRLPPKWVDGADEIQYDIARVKQKMKELASLHDKHLNRPTLDDSSEEERAIEITTQEITQLFHRCQRAVQVLQSRSRSCTEQEARVLRNVVSSLAQSLQDLSTNFRHAQSDYLKRMKNREERSKHFFDTSVPLMDDGEDDTLYDRGFTDDQLALVEQNTLMVEEREREIRQIVQSISDLNEIFRDLGAMIVEQGTVLDRIDYNVEQSCMKTEEGLKQLHKAEQYQKKNRKMLVILILFVIVIVLIVVLIGVKSH; this is encoded by the exons ATGGCCACCCGGCGTCTCACGGACGCGTTCTTGTTGTTGCGGAACAACGCGGTGCAGagccggcagctgctggccgaGCAAGTGAGTAGTTACggctcctccagccctctgagttCACGTAGCATGGCTGCTGCG CTTGCTGATGATCGTATGGCACTGGTATCGGGAATAAGTTTAGATCCCGAAGCAGCAATTGGAGTAACAAAACGCTTACCTCCCAAATGGGTCGATGGAGCAGACGAA ATCCAGTATGATATCGCCAGGGTTAAGCAGAAGATGAAAGAATTAGCCAGTCTTCATGATAAACATCTAAACAGACCAACACTGGATGACAGCAGTGAGGAGGAGCGGGCAATAGAAATAACAACCCAAGAGATCACTCAG TTGTTTCACAGATGTCAGAGAGCAGTCCAGGTCTTGCAGAGCAGGTCCCGTAGTTGTACAGAACAAGAAGCACGTGTTCTCAGGAACGTAGTGTCTTCCTTAGCACAGTCCCTTCAGGACCTATCCACCAACTTTAGGCATGCACAGTCTGACTATCTCAAAC GCATGAAGAATAGAGAAGAAAGATCCAAACACTTCTTCGACACCTCAGTCCCACTGATGGATGATGGGGAGGATGATACGCTTTACGATAGG GGTTTTACAGATGACCAGCTAGCATTGGTGGAGCAAAACACATTAATGGTGGAAGAGCGGGAACGAGAAATCCGTCAGATTGTACAGTCCATCTCCGATCTCAATGAAATATTTAGGGACCTGGGAGCAATGATAGTAGAACAG GGAACAGTTCTAGATAGAATTGACTACAATGTTGAGCAGTCGTGTATGAAAACCGAAGAGGGTCTAAAACAACTACATAAG GCAGAGCAATATCAAAAGAAGAACCGGAAGATGcttgtaattttaattttgtttgttatagTAATTGTCCTTATTGTTGTTCTTATTGGTGTAAAGTCACACTAG
- the STX16 gene encoding syntaxin-16 isoform X2: MATRRLTDAFLLLRNNAVQSRQLLAEQELDELADDRMALVSGISLDPEAAIGVTKRLPPKWVDGADEIQYDIARVKQKMKELASLHDKHLNRPTLDDSSEEERAIEITTQEITQLFHRCQRAVQVLQSRSRSCTEQEARVLRNVVSSLAQSLQDLSTNFRHAQSDYLKRMKNREERSKHFFDTSVPLMDDGEDDTLYDRGFTDDQLALVEQNTLMVEEREREIRQIVQSISDLNEIFRDLGAMIVEQGTVLDRIDYNVEQSCMKTEEGLKQLHKAEQYQKKNRKMLVILILFVIVIVLIVVLIGVKSH; encoded by the exons ATGGCCACCCGGCGTCTCACGGACGCGTTCTTGTTGTTGCGGAACAACGCGGTGCAGagccggcagctgctggccgaGCAA GAGCTGGATGAG CTTGCTGATGATCGTATGGCACTGGTATCGGGAATAAGTTTAGATCCCGAAGCAGCAATTGGAGTAACAAAACGCTTACCTCCCAAATGGGTCGATGGAGCAGACGAA ATCCAGTATGATATCGCCAGGGTTAAGCAGAAGATGAAAGAATTAGCCAGTCTTCATGATAAACATCTAAACAGACCAACACTGGATGACAGCAGTGAGGAGGAGCGGGCAATAGAAATAACAACCCAAGAGATCACTCAG TTGTTTCACAGATGTCAGAGAGCAGTCCAGGTCTTGCAGAGCAGGTCCCGTAGTTGTACAGAACAAGAAGCACGTGTTCTCAGGAACGTAGTGTCTTCCTTAGCACAGTCCCTTCAGGACCTATCCACCAACTTTAGGCATGCACAGTCTGACTATCTCAAAC GCATGAAGAATAGAGAAGAAAGATCCAAACACTTCTTCGACACCTCAGTCCCACTGATGGATGATGGGGAGGATGATACGCTTTACGATAGG GGTTTTACAGATGACCAGCTAGCATTGGTGGAGCAAAACACATTAATGGTGGAAGAGCGGGAACGAGAAATCCGTCAGATTGTACAGTCCATCTCCGATCTCAATGAAATATTTAGGGACCTGGGAGCAATGATAGTAGAACAG GGAACAGTTCTAGATAGAATTGACTACAATGTTGAGCAGTCGTGTATGAAAACCGAAGAGGGTCTAAAACAACTACATAAG GCAGAGCAATATCAAAAGAAGAACCGGAAGATGcttgtaattttaattttgtttgttatagTAATTGTCCTTATTGTTGTTCTTATTGGTGTAAAGTCACACTAG
- the STX16 gene encoding syntaxin-16 isoform X3, translating into MATRRLTDAFLLLRNNAVQSRQLLAEQLADDRMALVSGISLDPEAAIGVTKRLPPKWVDGADEIQYDIARVKQKMKELASLHDKHLNRPTLDDSSEEERAIEITTQEITQLFHRCQRAVQVLQSRSRSCTEQEARVLRNVVSSLAQSLQDLSTNFRHAQSDYLKRMKNREERSKHFFDTSVPLMDDGEDDTLYDRGFTDDQLALVEQNTLMVEEREREIRQIVQSISDLNEIFRDLGAMIVEQGTVLDRIDYNVEQSCMKTEEGLKQLHKAEQYQKKNRKMLVILILFVIVIVLIVVLIGVKSH; encoded by the exons ATGGCCACCCGGCGTCTCACGGACGCGTTCTTGTTGTTGCGGAACAACGCGGTGCAGagccggcagctgctggccgaGCAA CTTGCTGATGATCGTATGGCACTGGTATCGGGAATAAGTTTAGATCCCGAAGCAGCAATTGGAGTAACAAAACGCTTACCTCCCAAATGGGTCGATGGAGCAGACGAA ATCCAGTATGATATCGCCAGGGTTAAGCAGAAGATGAAAGAATTAGCCAGTCTTCATGATAAACATCTAAACAGACCAACACTGGATGACAGCAGTGAGGAGGAGCGGGCAATAGAAATAACAACCCAAGAGATCACTCAG TTGTTTCACAGATGTCAGAGAGCAGTCCAGGTCTTGCAGAGCAGGTCCCGTAGTTGTACAGAACAAGAAGCACGTGTTCTCAGGAACGTAGTGTCTTCCTTAGCACAGTCCCTTCAGGACCTATCCACCAACTTTAGGCATGCACAGTCTGACTATCTCAAAC GCATGAAGAATAGAGAAGAAAGATCCAAACACTTCTTCGACACCTCAGTCCCACTGATGGATGATGGGGAGGATGATACGCTTTACGATAGG GGTTTTACAGATGACCAGCTAGCATTGGTGGAGCAAAACACATTAATGGTGGAAGAGCGGGAACGAGAAATCCGTCAGATTGTACAGTCCATCTCCGATCTCAATGAAATATTTAGGGACCTGGGAGCAATGATAGTAGAACAG GGAACAGTTCTAGATAGAATTGACTACAATGTTGAGCAGTCGTGTATGAAAACCGAAGAGGGTCTAAAACAACTACATAAG GCAGAGCAATATCAAAAGAAGAACCGGAAGATGcttgtaattttaattttgtttgttatagTAATTGTCCTTATTGTTGTTCTTATTGGTGTAAAGTCACACTAG